A genomic stretch from Orcinus orca chromosome 14, mOrcOrc1.1, whole genome shotgun sequence includes:
- the LOC101289642 gene encoding T-complex protein 1 subunit gamma-like, giving the protein MSSPIWNLNEIKSPSLLSEVERNLQDAMQVCHNVLLDPQLVPGGGASEVAVAHALTEKSKAMTGVEQWPYWAVAQALEVIPCTLIHNCGASTIRLLTSLRAKHTQENCETWDVNGETGTLVDLKELGIWEPLVVKLKTYKTAVETAVLLLRIDDIILGHKKKGDDQSQQGGTPDG; this is encoded by the exons atGTCCAGCCCCATCTGGAACTTGA ATGAAATTAAATCTCCCTCTCTGCTCTCGGAAGTAGAACGCAACCTCCAGGATGCCATGCAGGTGTGCCACAATGTTCTCCTGGACCCTCAGCTggtgcctgggggtggggcttctgaggtggctgtggctcatgCCTTGACAGAAAAATCCAAGGCCATGACTGGTGTGGAACAATGGCCATATTGGGCTGTTGCCCAAGCCCTAGAGGTCATCCCTTGTACCCTTATTCATAACTGTGGGGCCAGCACCATCCGTCTACTTACCTCCCTTCGGGCCAAGCACACCCAGGAGAATTGTGAGACCTGGGACGTAAATGGTGAGACAGGTACTTTGGTGGACTTGAAAGAACTGGGCATCTGGGAACCATTGGTTGTAAAGCTGAAAACGTATAAGACAGCAGTGGAGACGGCAGTTCTACTGCTGCGGATTGATGACATCATATTGGGCCACAAAAAAAAGGGTGATGACCAGAGCCAGCAAGGCGGGACTCCTGATGGCTAG